A genomic region of Staphylococcus roterodami contains the following coding sequences:
- a CDS encoding MurR/RpiR family transcriptional regulator, translating into MTNILYRIDKQLGDFTKTEKKIANYILKNPHKIIDMTVNDLADVAKVSTASIVRFSRKMTHQGFQELKIAISRYLPEDIATNPHLELIENESVETLKNKMIARTTNTMRFVATNIMDAQIDAICDVLKNARTIFLFGFGASSLTIGDLFQKLSRIGLNVRLLHETHLLVSTFATHDKRDCMIFVTNQGSHSELQSIAQVATHYSIPIITISSTANNPVAQIADYALIYGRTDENEMRMAATTSLFAQLFTVDILYYRFVALNYHAILDCITQSKMALDNYRKHLATIDFKH; encoded by the coding sequence ATGACAAATATTTTGTATAGGATTGACAAACAATTGGGTGATTTTACAAAGACAGAAAAGAAAATCGCTAATTACATTTTAAAGAATCCACATAAAATCATTGATATGACAGTAAACGATTTGGCAGATGTTGCAAAAGTAAGTACAGCATCTATCGTGCGATTTAGTCGGAAGATGACACATCAAGGTTTTCAAGAGTTAAAGATTGCGATATCTAGATATTTACCTGAAGATATTGCGACGAATCCGCATTTGGAATTGATTGAAAATGAATCTGTAGAAACTTTAAAAAATAAAATGATTGCAAGAACGACAAATACAATGAGATTTGTAGCTACAAATATAATGGATGCACAAATTGATGCTATATGTGATGTACTAAAAAATGCGAGAACAATATTTTTGTTCGGTTTTGGTGCATCCAGTTTAACAATCGGCGATCTTTTTCAAAAGTTATCTCGTATAGGGTTAAACGTGAGGTTATTACATGAAACACATTTACTTGTGTCAACGTTTGCGACACATGATAAAAGAGATTGCATGATTTTTGTCACGAACCAAGGTAGTCATAGCGAATTGCAGTCTATAGCACAAGTTGCCACACATTACAGTATTCCCATCATAACTATATCTAGTACAGCTAATAATCCAGTGGCACAAATTGCAGATTATGCATTAATCTATGGCAGAACTGATGAAAATGAAATGCGTATGGCAGCTACGACATCTTTATTTGCACAGTTATTTACAGTAGATATATTGTACTATCGCTTCGTAGCTTTAAATTATCATGCGATACTTGATTGTATTACTCAATCAAAAATGGCACTTGATAATTATAGAAAACATCTTGCGACGATTGATTTTAAACATTAA
- a CDS encoding type I restriction endonuclease subunit R, with amino-acid sequence MAHQSEYALENEMMNQLEQLGYERVTIRNDEQLLDNFRAILNERHVDKLDGKPLTDKEFQRLLTMIDGKSIFESARILRDKLPLRRDDESEVYLSFLDTKSWCKNKFQVTNQIAVEDAYKARYDVTILINGLPLVQVELKRRGIDINEAFNQVKRYRKQNYTGLFRYIQMFVISNGVETRYFSNNDSELLKSHMFYWSDKQNKRINILQSFTETFMRPCQLAKMISRYMIINETDRILMAMRPYQVYAAEALVQQATETGNNGYIWHTTGSGKTLTSFKASQILSQQESIKKVIFLVDRKDLDSQTEEEFNKFAKGAVDKTFNTSQLVRQLNDKSLPLIVTTIQKMAKAIQGNAHLLEQYKTNKVVFIIDECHRSQFGDMHRLVKQHFKNAQYFGFTGTPRFPENSSQDGRTTADIFGRCLHTYLIRDAIHDGNVLGFSVDYINTFKNKALKAEDNSMVEAINTEEVWLADKRVELVARHIIDNHDKYTRNRQYSSIFTVQSIHALIKYYETFKRLNKKLERPLTVAGIFTFKPNEDDRDGEVPYHSREKLEKMISDYNKKFETNFSTDTHNEYFNHISKNVKKGVKDSKIDILIVVNMFLTGFDSKVLNTLYVDRNLMYHDLIQAYSRTNRVEKESKPFGKIVNYRDLKKETDDALRVFSQTNDADTILMRSYEEYKKEFMEAYHELKLIVPTPHMVDDIQDEEELKRFVEAYRLLAKILLRLKAFDEFEFTVDEIGMDEQENEDYKSKYLAVYDQVKRATAEKDKVSILNDIDFEIEMMRNDTINVNYIMNILRQIDLEDKAEQRRNREQIRRILDHADDPTLRLKRDLIKEFIDNVVPSLNKDDDIDAAYVNFESIKKEAEFKGFAGEKSINEQALKTITNDFQYSGVVNPHQLKKIIGQLPLKEKRKARKAIESFVAETTEKYDV; translated from the coding sequence ATGGCACATCAAAGTGAATATGCATTAGAAAATGAAATGATGAATCAACTTGAACAACTAGGCTATGAAAGGGTAACGATTCGTAATGATGAGCAATTGCTTGATAATTTCAGAGCCATTTTAAATGAACGCCATGTGGATAAATTAGATGGAAAACCACTAACCGATAAAGAATTTCAACGTCTTTTAACGATGATTGATGGGAAAAGTATTTTCGAGAGTGCACGTATTTTACGTGACAAATTACCACTTCGACGTGATGACGAGTCTGAGGTTTATTTGTCATTTTTAGATACTAAAAGTTGGTGTAAAAATAAGTTTCAAGTAACAAATCAAATAGCAGTTGAAGATGCGTATAAAGCACGTTATGATGTTACCATTTTAATCAATGGATTACCCCTTGTTCAAGTAGAATTGAAACGTCGTGGCATTGATATTAACGAAGCTTTTAATCAAGTAAAACGATACCGTAAACAAAATTACACAGGTCTATTCCGCTATATACAAATGTTTGTTATTAGTAATGGTGTTGAGACAAGATATTTTTCCAATAATGACAGTGAATTATTAAAAAGTCATATGTTTTATTGGAGTGATAAACAAAATAAGCGTATAAATATATTACAATCTTTTACTGAGACATTTATGAGACCTTGTCAATTAGCCAAGATGATTTCACGCTATATGATTATTAATGAAACAGATAGAATTCTAATGGCAATGCGTCCATACCAAGTGTATGCAGCTGAAGCACTGGTACAACAAGCAACTGAAACAGGCAATAATGGATATATCTGGCATACTACAGGAAGCGGTAAGACGTTGACATCATTTAAAGCGAGTCAGATTTTGTCGCAACAAGAAAGTATTAAGAAAGTTATTTTCTTGGTTGACCGTAAAGACTTAGATAGTCAAACAGAAGAAGAATTTAATAAGTTTGCAAAGGGCGCTGTCGATAAGACCTTTAATACTTCGCAGCTCGTACGTCAATTAAATGATAAAAGTTTACCGCTTATTGTTACGACAATTCAAAAAATGGCAAAAGCAATTCAAGGCAATGCCCATTTATTAGAGCAGTATAAGACAAATAAAGTAGTATTCATTATTGATGAATGTCATCGCAGTCAATTTGGTGACATGCATCGTTTAGTTAAACAACATTTCAAAAATGCCCAATATTTTGGATTCACTGGTACACCACGTTTCCCAGAAAATAGTAGTCAAGATGGCCGTACGACTGCAGATATTTTTGGTAGATGTTTGCATACGTATTTAATTAGAGATGCCATACATGATGGTAATGTACTTGGTTTCTCGGTGGACTATATTAATACTTTTAAAAATAAAGCTTTAAAAGCAGAAGACAACAGCATGGTGGAAGCAATAAATACAGAAGAGGTATGGTTAGCTGATAAACGTGTGGAATTAGTAGCGCGACATATCATTGATAATCATGATAAATACACACGTAATCGCCAATATTCAAGTATATTTACAGTACAAAGTATTCACGCACTTATTAAATATTATGAGACTTTTAAGCGACTTAATAAAAAATTAGAACGACCACTAACGGTAGCTGGTATATTTACGTTTAAACCTAATGAAGATGATCGTGATGGTGAAGTACCATATCATTCACGTGAAAAATTAGAGAAAATGATTAGCGATTATAATAAAAAGTTTGAGACGAATTTTTCAACAGACACTCATAATGAATATTTTAATCATATTTCAAAAAACGTTAAAAAAGGCGTTAAAGATAGTAAAATTGATATCTTAATCGTTGTTAATATGTTCTTAACTGGATTTGATAGTAAAGTACTGAACACTTTATATGTTGATAGGAATTTAATGTATCATGACTTAATTCAAGCATATTCACGTACAAATAGGGTTGAAAAAGAATCAAAGCCGTTCGGTAAAATTGTAAACTATCGTGACTTGAAAAAAGAGACGGACGATGCATTGAGAGTATTTTCACAAACAAATGATGCCGATACGATTTTAATGCGTAGTTATGAAGAGTATAAAAAAGAATTTATGGAGGCATATCATGAGCTTAAATTGATTGTGCCGACACCACACATGGTTGATGATATTCAAGATGAAGAAGAATTAAAACGCTTTGTAGAAGCTTATCGTTTATTAGCTAAAATTTTATTACGTTTAAAAGCATTTGATGAGTTTGAGTTTACAGTTGATGAAATTGGTATGGATGAACAAGAAAACGAAGATTATAAAAGTAAATATCTCGCTGTGTATGATCAAGTGAAAAGAGCGACGGCTGAGAAAGATAAAGTATCCATATTAAATGATATTGATTTCGAAATAGAAATGATGCGTAACGATACGATTAATGTGAATTACATTATGAATATATTGAGGCAAATTGATTTAGAAGATAAAGCAGAACAACGACGCAATAGAGAACAAATTAGACGTATTTTAGACCATGCAGATGATCCGACTTTACGATTGAAGCGTGATTTAATTAAAGAATTTATCGACAATGTTGTACCTTCTTTAAATAAGGATGACGATATTGATGCAGCATATGTTAATTTCGAAAGTATTAAAAAAGAAGCGGAATTCAAAGGCTTTGCAGGAGAGAAATCTATCAATGAACAAGCTCTAAAAACAATTACTAATGATTTTCAATATAGTGGAGTCGTGAACCCTCATCAACTTAAAAAAATTATTGGTCAGTTGCCATTGAAAGAAAAACGCAAAGCAAGAAAAGCCATTGAATCTTTTGTTGCAGAAACAACTGAAAAATACGATGTTTAA
- a CDS encoding sce7726 family protein, translating to MDNRNMINRVFSQKILHQIAIKNKSDVVDEAYDFYIQGPKNINVIQKMKSLYNYLKKSYRNEYFYKNTILNKLLLGRHSVNTTTALSEMPIGKSIADFILLNGKGVVYEIKTELDKLDRLDNQINDYYEVFNYVVVITNDKHLNKVMARYKDTTVGILVLTSRNTLSEVQKPKENNSLLNSKAMYNFLRKEERKRVIAQNHMDMPSYNDFTEYDVLYDVFKEIPMTELHNDMISELKKRDNMKEYKDAFLAAPAEIKFLLYFAKMTKKDKNKLYHFLKED from the coding sequence ATGGATAATAGAAATATGATTAATCGTGTTTTTAGTCAAAAGATATTACATCAAATTGCAATCAAAAACAAAAGTGATGTTGTTGATGAGGCATATGATTTTTATATACAAGGGCCTAAAAATATCAATGTAATACAGAAAATGAAGTCTTTATACAACTATCTTAAAAAGTCTTATCGTAACGAATATTTTTACAAAAACACAATCCTTAATAAACTTCTTTTAGGACGACATTCTGTTAATACAACTACTGCACTTTCTGAAATGCCTATAGGAAAAAGTATTGCTGATTTTATATTGTTAAACGGTAAAGGCGTTGTCTATGAGATTAAAACAGAATTAGATAAGTTGGATAGATTGGATAATCAAATTAATGATTATTATGAAGTATTTAATTATGTAGTAGTCATAACAAATGACAAACACTTGAATAAAGTTATGGCTAGATACAAAGATACAACAGTCGGAATTTTAGTATTAACATCTAGAAATACACTGAGTGAAGTTCAAAAACCAAAAGAAAACAATAGCCTCTTAAACTCAAAAGCGATGTATAACTTTTTACGAAAAGAAGAAAGAAAAAGAGTTATTGCGCAGAATCACATGGATATGCCAAGTTATAACGATTTCACAGAGTATGATGTGTTATATGACGTATTTAAAGAAATACCAATGACGGAATTGCATAACGATATGATATCTGAGTTGAAAAAAAGAGACAACATGAAAGAATACAAAGATGCATTTTTAGCAGCGCCGGCTGAAATTAAGTTCTTGTTATATTTCGCAAAAATGACAAAGAAAGATAAAAATAAACTATATCATTTTCTTAAGGAGGATTAA